A single window of Gavia stellata isolate bGavSte3 chromosome 16, bGavSte3.hap2, whole genome shotgun sequence DNA harbors:
- the PTTG1 gene encoding securin produces the protein MATLILIDKENGEVGATKNQLRLPSGSSKALSERIQVNTPLPKKTISTSPATSHSVRKALGNVNRTEEVMSKMEKIRQKNQPCTANKVTEKTAGLESCDAVAEEDWPEIENMFPFDPQDFESLDLPEEHKISNINLRGVPLMVFERTYDRYVNMVPSPMKIEEISWESNLLQSTADFLATLDEIIDMPPPNYDL, from the exons ATGGCAACGCTAATCCTTATTGATAAGGAAAATGGTGAAGTTGGTGCTACTAAGAATCAGCTAAGACTCCCTTCAGGATCTT CAAAAGCCTTATCTGAAAGAATACAAGTTAACACTCCCCTTCCTAAAAAAACAATCAGTACATCACCAGCCACATCTCACTCTGTCAGAAAGGCTCTTGGAAATGTGAATAGAACTGAAGAAGTCATGAGCAAGATGGAAAAgataagacagaaaaatcagCCTTGCACTGCAAACAAG gttacTGAAAAGACTGCTGGATTAGAAAGCTGTGATGCAGTGGCTGAAGAAGACTGgccagaaatagaaaatatgtttCCTTTTGATCCTCAAG ACTTTGAGAGTTTAGATCTTCCTGAAGAGCACAAAATAAGCAATATCAACCTGCGTGGTGTTCCCCTTATGGTATTTGAAAGGACATATGACAGATATGTGAACATGGTTCCTTCACCTATGAAGATTGAAGAGATTTCATGGGAGTCTA ACTTGCTACAGTCAACTGCTGACTTCCTTGCTACCCTGGATGAGATCATTGACATGCCACCTCCAAACTATGACCTTTAA